Proteins encoded by one window of Lathyrus oleraceus cultivar Zhongwan6 chromosome 1, CAAS_Psat_ZW6_1.0, whole genome shotgun sequence:
- the LOC127095926 gene encoding uncharacterized protein LOC127095926 — MYSKAKYYDEPFLNEGPEPGSRWGLIFNGAINAYGNGIGAILVTPHGSHIPFIARLTFNCTNNLEEYEACIMGLEEAIDLRIKILDAYGDSTLVINQIKGESETRQPSLIPYKDYARMLSTFFNEILFHHIPREENQKADALATLSSMIVVNWWNDVPKFDVMRLDRPAHVFLVEEVKDNRQ, encoded by the coding sequence ATGTATTCAAAAGCAAAATattatgatgaaccatttcttAATGAAGGGCCAGAGCCAGGATCACGTTGGGGATTGATATTTAATGGAGCTATTAATGCTTACGGTAATGGAATCGGGGCCATCCTTGTTACTCCTCATGGTTCCCACATTCCTTTTATCGCGAGGTTGACATTCAATTGTACAAACAACCTGGAAGAGTATGAGGCTTGCATTATGGGTCTCGAAGAAGCTATCGATTTAAGAATCAAGATTCTGGATGCGTATGGAGACTCGACTTTGGTAAttaatcagatcaaaggagagTCAGAAACTCGTCAACCCAGTTTAATCCCctacaaagattatgcaaggatGTTGTCAACCTTCTTCAATGAAATTTTGTTTCATCATATTCCCCGTGAAGAAAATCAAAAGGCAGATGCATTAGCCACTTTGTCCTCTATGATTGTTGTGAACTGGTGGAATGATGTGCCCAAAtttgatgttatgcgccttgacaGACCCGCTCATGTGTTTTTagttgaagaggtcaaagacaATAGGCAGTGA